In the Candidatus Palauibacter australiensis genome, CAGGAAGGTGTAGTCGGCCGTGAACAGCTCGAGCAGGCTCCGGTCCTCGCGCACGAGGTGATCGAAGAAGAGTTGCGTCTCGCGGACCAGATCCTCGCGAAGCTGGCCCGTGAAGTCCGGGTAGAGATAGGGCTCGGGCTGGTTGTCCTCCGCGTCCTGGAGCCTGAGCCACTGCGAGGCGAAGCGCGTCGAGAGCGCCTCCGCCCGCGGGTCCGCCAGCATCCGCCGCACCTGCGCTTCGAGGACCGCCGGCTCCGACAGCCGTCCCTCCGCCGCCAGCGTCAGCAGTTCGTCATCCGGGCTCGCCGCCCAGAGGAAGAAGGAGAGGCGCGACGCGAGGTCCACGTCCGCGATCCGGTAGCTCTCGCCGGGGGCGGCCTCGGGCGGCGCCTGCTCGAGACGGAAGATGAAGGACGGGCTGGCGAGGATCGCCTGCAGCGCGGTCCGGACCCCGATCTCGAACCCCTCGTCGGCCGCCGCGTCATCGTAGAAGGCCATGGGCCCCGCGAGATCGTCCTCCGTCACCGGCCGCCGGTACGCCGCCCGCGCAAGCCGGGTCACGATCGACGCCGCGCACGCCCGAGCCCCATCAGATGCCTCGGCCGCCGCGCCCTCCGCCTCGCTCCGTCCCGGATGGCAGTGGAACACCTTGCGGCGGCTCGCCGTCTCGGAGAGTCCCGAACTGCGCCGGGGACCCGTGATCATCAGCTCGCTCAGGTGGGGGAGCGCCGTGATCCCGTAGTTCGCCCACGCCTGCGAATCCTCGCCTCCGACGAAGGACCAGCCCGGCGTCTTCAGGCGGTCCTCGTACGGCCCCTCGATCGTGCGCACGAACGCCGCCGCGACCCGGCGCTGGCCCGCCGACACGAAGATGGGCTCCGTGCGGATCGGCACCGTCGAGCGCCCGCCGTGCTCGAGGCCGAGCAGGGCGACCCCTTCCCCGTCAATCGAGATGTCGACGTCCTGGAAGCCGGTCCCCTGCCCGAAGAGGGTCTCGAGCGAGACCACGTACTCCCCGTCCACCGGGAAGTCGTGGGTCACGACCATCCCGCCGCGCGTCCCGTACGGCGCGCCCTCGATGCGGTCCCAGGCGTGCTGCGAGACGTCGATCGGGTTCGTGTACTTGGCGGTCTTCGAGAGGGCGGCCGGGTTGCCGACCGCGATCCGGCTCACCTCCGTGGCGGCCCTCAGGTAGGCCTCGAGCAGCGTGGTCGAGAGACCCTGCGCGTCCGCCATGTTGTCGAAGGCGCCGAGGTAGGTGTCCGCCGGCAGCCAGCGGCTGGCGTCGATCTCGAGGTCGAGGAGGTCGCGGATCACGCGCTCGTATTCGGCCCGGTTCAGCCGCTGGAAGCGCCGGGAGCCGGGGTTCCGGTCCCTGGCGGCGTCGCGGTCGACGACGGTCTCCAGCGTTTCGACGAGGGCGAGGAGCGTGTCCGGCGGCGGCCGGCGCTGGCCCGGAGGCGGCATCATCCCGGCGCGCAGCTTGCGGATCATCTTCTCCGCCGTGGGCGCCCGCTCGTGCGCCGCCTCTACGACGAACTCCTCCAGCGTGAGGTTTCCGCGGAGCAGGCGCCCGTTGTGACAGCGGACGCAGTAGCGCTGGACCACATCGGTCAGGTCCGCCGTGTCGGCGAGGGCAGCGAGGTCAAGCTCGGCGAGGGGCGCGGAGCCGGATGCACCGTCCCCCGAGGGCTGCCCCATGAGGGCGAACCACAACCACAGAACCGCACCCGCACTCAGTGTCTTCACG is a window encoding:
- a CDS encoding DUF1592 domain-containing protein, whose product is MKTLSAGAVLWLWFALMGQPSGDGASGSAPLAELDLAALADTADLTDVVQRYCVRCHNGRLLRGNLTLEEFVVEAAHERAPTAEKMIRKLRAGMMPPPGQRRPPPDTLLALVETLETVVDRDAARDRNPGSRRFQRLNRAEYERVIRDLLDLEIDASRWLPADTYLGAFDNMADAQGLSTTLLEAYLRAATEVSRIAVGNPAALSKTAKYTNPIDVSQHAWDRIEGAPYGTRGGMVVTHDFPVDGEYVVSLETLFGQGTGFQDVDISIDGEGVALLGLEHGGRSTVPIRTEPIFVSAGQRRVAAAFVRTIEGPYEDRLKTPGWSFVGGEDSQAWANYGITALPHLSELMITGPRRSSGLSETASRRKVFHCHPGRSEAEGAAAEASDGARACAASIVTRLARAAYRRPVTEDDLAGPMAFYDDAAADEGFEIGVRTALQAILASPSFIFRLEQAPPEAAPGESYRIADVDLASRLSFFLWAASPDDELLTLAAEGRLSEPAVLEAQVRRMLADPRAEALSTRFASQWLRLQDAEDNQPEPYLYPDFTGQLREDLVRETQLFFDHLVREDRSLLELFTADYTFLNERLAGHYGIPGVSGPGFRRVSYPDDSRRGVLGHGSVLLLTSMSARTSPVLRGKWVMEVLMGTPPPPPPPNIPAFDDTDSAREGRLLTTRERLEMHAANPTCRACHRFMDPIGLALDNYDVTGRVRVRENGVALDTRGTFYDGSDVSTPAELVDLLMKRPVPLVRNFTAHLLAYAVGRRAEYFDQPGIRAIAREAEANDYRMSSFILGVVNSDAFRLARPAPAVEEVEGS